The following are encoded in a window of Maylandia zebra isolate NMK-2024a linkage group LG5, Mzebra_GT3a, whole genome shotgun sequence genomic DNA:
- the LOC101469173 gene encoding uncharacterized protein LOC101469173 isoform X2 → MDGVLEGAAVLCACKLACSLLFLPSLADSYSAVSFCCCCLLVFTDFLVTAFLSCLWIFDSWLTDLTPSGDFIALRFLLFLSQTYGAVLLLTAPLIAVETVIRLLWPCVVVPLRTARRTAGSDGQCCDGKEEEEEDSSGSDEDIRSHVVGYLCCLSVWVIVALNVRGQWKLEEVWAAACLHTNSSLVRCLPSLFSPIPSGINLCWSMGFFLLLLLLTTSSTGLQRRRQGHSLMFRVFNKGDCHCQELIPESSAPLKPVKPGMLVSEPAQHVDPEKTESSCTVHTAWNSWQMLTCNHGDFVLISPMCLSGKKGSQEQEMARRDVSVAFITEENVDSQCRSWCGWRQWGFPSLGVNVMIGLVCVLSIFALPLNLSVNVVLVRTIETLLELCIKSVLSSNIAANTRDTSTSGDETLI, encoded by the exons ATGGATGGTGTGTTGGAAGGCGCGGCTGTGTTGTGTGCATGTAAACTGGCCTGCAGTCTACTCTTCCTGCCCTCATTGGCCGACTCCTACAGTGCTGtcagtttctgctgctgctgcctcctcgtCTTCACAGACTTCCTGGTCACAG cttttctGAGTTGCCTTTGGATCTTTGACTCTTGGCTGACTGACTTGACTCCATCAGGGGATTTTATTGCCCTGCGCTTCCTGCTCTTTCTCAGCCAAACCTATGGAGCGGTGCTGCTGCTGACCGCACCTCTGATCGCTGTGGAGACTGTGATCAGACTCCTGTGGCCTTGTGTTGTCGTCCCTCTCAGGACAGCGAGGCGGACAGCAGGCTCTGATGGACAGTGTTGTGATgggaaagaggaggaagaggaagacagCAGCGGCTCAGATGAAGACATACGGTCTCATGTTGTCGGCTACCTCTGCTGCCTGTCAGTGTGGGTCATTGTCGCCCTCAATGTCAGGGGGCAATGGAAGCTGGAGGAAGTGTGGGCTGCTGCCTGTCTCCACACAAATAGCTCCCTTGTCAGATGTCTGCCCAGCCTCTTCAGCCCCATTCCTAGCGGCATAAATCTCTGCTGGTCCATGGGCTTCTtcctccttctgctcctgctgacCACGAGCAGCACAGGCCTTCAAAGGAGACGCCAAGGCCATTCGCTGATGTTCAGAGTCTTCAATAAAGGCGACTGTCACTGCCAAGAACTCATTCCAGAGTCGTCCGCACCCCTCAAGCCTGTAAAACCAGGGATGTTGGTGTCTGAGCCAGCACAGCATGTTGacccagagaaaacagagagcaGCTGTACTGTTCATACAGCCTGGAACAGCTGGCAGATGTTGACATGCAACCATGGAGACTTTGTCCTTATTTCCCCAATGTGTTTGTCTGGAAAGAAGGGAAGTCAGGAGCAAGAAATGGCAAGGAGAGATGTATCTGTGGCATTTATCACAGAGGAAAACGTGGACTCACAGTGCAGGAGCTGGTGTGGGTGGCGACAGTGGGGTTTTCCCAGCCTCGGGGTGAATGTAATGATAGGGTTGGTATGTGTGCTCTCCATATTTGCGCTGCCTCTCAACCTAAGCGTGAATGTTGTTCTCGTCAGGACTATTGAGACTCTGCTGGAGCTGTGTATCAAATCTGTACTTTCATCAAACATAGCGGCAAACACAAGAGACACGTCTACCTCTGGTGATGAAACACTCATTTAA
- the LOC101469173 gene encoding uncharacterized protein LOC101469173 isoform X1, with translation MGNRAKFAQSTARPKRQPVPKPEAMDGVLEGAAVLCACKLACSLLFLPSLADSYSAVSFCCCCLLVFTDFLVTAFLSCLWIFDSWLTDLTPSGDFIALRFLLFLSQTYGAVLLLTAPLIAVETVIRLLWPCVVVPLRTARRTAGSDGQCCDGKEEEEEDSSGSDEDIRSHVVGYLCCLSVWVIVALNVRGQWKLEEVWAAACLHTNSSLVRCLPSLFSPIPSGINLCWSMGFFLLLLLLTTSSTGLQRRRQGHSLMFRVFNKGDCHCQELIPESSAPLKPVKPGMLVSEPAQHVDPEKTESSCTVHTAWNSWQMLTCNHGDFVLISPMCLSGKKGSQEQEMARRDVSVAFITEENVDSQCRSWCGWRQWGFPSLGVNVMIGLVCVLSIFALPLNLSVNVVLVRTIETLLELCIKSVLSSNIAANTRDTSTSGDETLI, from the exons ATGGGCAACAGAGCAAAGTTTGCACAGAGTACAGCAAGACCCAAAAGACAGCCAGTGCCTAAACCAGAAG CCATGGATGGTGTGTTGGAAGGCGCGGCTGTGTTGTGTGCATGTAAACTGGCCTGCAGTCTACTCTTCCTGCCCTCATTGGCCGACTCCTACAGTGCTGtcagtttctgctgctgctgcctcctcgtCTTCACAGACTTCCTGGTCACAG cttttctGAGTTGCCTTTGGATCTTTGACTCTTGGCTGACTGACTTGACTCCATCAGGGGATTTTATTGCCCTGCGCTTCCTGCTCTTTCTCAGCCAAACCTATGGAGCGGTGCTGCTGCTGACCGCACCTCTGATCGCTGTGGAGACTGTGATCAGACTCCTGTGGCCTTGTGTTGTCGTCCCTCTCAGGACAGCGAGGCGGACAGCAGGCTCTGATGGACAGTGTTGTGATgggaaagaggaggaagaggaagacagCAGCGGCTCAGATGAAGACATACGGTCTCATGTTGTCGGCTACCTCTGCTGCCTGTCAGTGTGGGTCATTGTCGCCCTCAATGTCAGGGGGCAATGGAAGCTGGAGGAAGTGTGGGCTGCTGCCTGTCTCCACACAAATAGCTCCCTTGTCAGATGTCTGCCCAGCCTCTTCAGCCCCATTCCTAGCGGCATAAATCTCTGCTGGTCCATGGGCTTCTtcctccttctgctcctgctgacCACGAGCAGCACAGGCCTTCAAAGGAGACGCCAAGGCCATTCGCTGATGTTCAGAGTCTTCAATAAAGGCGACTGTCACTGCCAAGAACTCATTCCAGAGTCGTCCGCACCCCTCAAGCCTGTAAAACCAGGGATGTTGGTGTCTGAGCCAGCACAGCATGTTGacccagagaaaacagagagcaGCTGTACTGTTCATACAGCCTGGAACAGCTGGCAGATGTTGACATGCAACCATGGAGACTTTGTCCTTATTTCCCCAATGTGTTTGTCTGGAAAGAAGGGAAGTCAGGAGCAAGAAATGGCAAGGAGAGATGTATCTGTGGCATTTATCACAGAGGAAAACGTGGACTCACAGTGCAGGAGCTGGTGTGGGTGGCGACAGTGGGGTTTTCCCAGCCTCGGGGTGAATGTAATGATAGGGTTGGTATGTGTGCTCTCCATATTTGCGCTGCCTCTCAACCTAAGCGTGAATGTTGTTCTCGTCAGGACTATTGAGACTCTGCTGGAGCTGTGTATCAAATCTGTACTTTCATCAAACATAGCGGCAAACACAAGAGACACGTCTACCTCTGGTGATGAAACACTCATTTAA